The following are encoded together in the Daucus carota subsp. sativus chromosome 5, DH1 v3.0, whole genome shotgun sequence genome:
- the LOC135152797 gene encoding protein MAIN-LIKE 1-like, whose translation MQKLRTKQSKKSKGFEKPFRKTATDRVETVWNNSKDLPDLRVRTNFGEYWNVVDQTRPPQAIMDAINDAGFEWVFKLGQVKHDRGLITAFIERWRPETHTFHLPFGEATITLEDVHHILGLRTTGRPFILHGFTTTARQRKDMIRDLLGLTLEQGDVRKNCLRIGWLISNFGN comes from the exons ATGCAAAAATTACGTACAAAACAGTCCAAGAAGTCTAAAGGTTTCGAAAAACCCTTTCGAAAAACTGCTACGGATCGTGTTGAAACAG tgTGGAACAATAGTAAG GACCTTCCTGATCTTAGAGTCAGGACGAATTTCGGTGAGTACTGGAATGTAGTTGATCAAACCAGGCCGCCTCAGGCGATAATGGATGCTATTAATGATGCGGGTTTTGAGTGGGTGTTCAAGTTGGGGCAGGTCAAGCATGACAGGGGCTTGATCACTGCTTTTATCGAGAGGTGGCGTCCAGAGACGCACACTTTTCATCTACCTTTCGGTGAGGCCACCATTACACTGGAGGATGTCCATCACATTCTCGGGTTACGAACCACTGGACGGCCATTTATTCTACATGGCTTCACCACCACAGCTCGCCAGAGGAAGGACATGATACGCGATCTTCTTGGACTGACTCTCGAGCAGGGTGATGTGAGGAAAAACTGCTTGAGGATCGGTTGGTTGATTAGTAACTTTGGCAACTGA